The DNA sequence gaattaaaaggttggtaaaagatggggtactcaataccttagattttatcgactttgatacttgtgtggattgcattaagggaaagcaaacctccaagtctgtcaaaagcgggtgtccataggagttcgaaatattagaaatcatacataccGATATATGTAGTCCGGATATGGAGTCACATGGTCgaaatacttcatctcattcatagatgattactcacgctacatgtatatctacttacttcataataaaagtgaagcattagatgtctttaagatatttaaagtcaagtagagaaacaatgcaacaagcaaattaagatagtgagatcggatagaggaggtgagtattatggtagatacacgagaagatggacaagcacacggtgcatttgcgaagtttcttgaagaaaatgggattgttgcccattacaccttgccgtacacccgagcaaaatggtgttgcgtaaagaagaaaccgaacattaatggacatggtgcggagtatgcttagtagcaactctaatcttcctaaatccttgtggactgaagcattaaagacatccgtgtacatattaaaccgagttccaacaaaggcagtctcaaaaactccttttgaattatggaaaggttggaaaccaagtttgaatcatgtacgcatttggggatgtccatctgaagtcagaatatataatccacaagagaagaaattggacccaaggaccataagcggattctttatagggtatgctgaaaagtctaaaggttacaagttttattgtccatctcatagcacaagaattgtggaatcaaggaatgcaaaatttcttgagaatgccttgatcgatgggagtgatcaatcaaaggacttaggtccCGAGAAAGATCCTTCgaaccttccacttcaaaagcaagattgataatggttaacactcctgtagattcaaacgaatgttgaacaaccattaccaatcaccgaagatccacaagttggtaatgataatccaAAGTAGATCAAAATGTTCAAGAGTTCCCCGCAACCGTTGAACAACCCGCCGAACCCGCCGTCGCTCCCCAAGAGCctgttggtgaagtcttaagaagatctactagacctatcaaaccaaagatttacaaagactatgttgtgtatttattagaatctgatattggaattggaaatgatccagaaacgtttttacaagctatgaacagtagagaatcaaaattgtggtacaatgctatggatgatgaaatgaattctatgaggtgcaacagagtttgggaacttgtaaagttgcctaatggggcgagagccattggctgtaaatgggtctataaaactaagaaagactcattaggcaacactgagaggtacaaagcgagacttgttgctaaaggattcactcaagaggaaggaattgactatacagagactttttctcctgtatcaaagaaagattccctcagagtcatcttggcattagttgctcattttgatttagagttggaGTAGATGGATGTAAGAACTTGCTTTTCgaatggtgatctagaggaggaggtatacatgaaacaaccgaaggattctcctctagtgaaggtcgggatttggtatgcaagctcgaagtccatctatggattaaaacaagcatcccgccaatggtatttaaaatttcatgatgtcatctcttcctttggatttgaagagaatgtcatggatcaatgcatatacctgaaggaaagtgggagtaagatctgttttcttgttttatatgtggacgatattcttcttgcatccaatgataaagggttgctacgtgaagtgaaacaatttctttcaaagaactttgagatgaaagacatgggtgaagcatcctatgtcataggcattaagattcatagagatagataccgaggtatcttaggtttatctcaagaagcctacatcaacagagttttagaaagatttcatatgaaagattgttcaccgagcattgctccaattgtgaagggtgataaattaaatttgagccagtgcccaaagaatgattttgaaagagaacaaatgaagaacattccttatgcttcgccgtctaagcctaatgtatgctcaggtgtgcacaagacccgacattgcttattctgtcggaatgttaggaagatttcagagtaacccggggatagaccactggaaagctgcaaagaaagtaatgaggtatcttcgtggtactaaggattacaaaccGATGTTCAAACGAATCgacaatctagaagtagttggctactcgTACTCGCATTTCGCTGGTTGcactgattcacgtaaatctacatctggttacgtgtttatgtttgctggtggagctgtgtcctggaggagtaacaaacaaactttgactgctacttctactatggaggctgagtgcgtttcttgttttgaggctacatcacatggtgtatggctaaagagtttcatttcaggccttagagtggttgattccattgcaaggccgctaaagatgttctgtgacaattcgagtgctgttttcatggctaagaacaacaaaagtggaagtcgaagcaagcacatcgacattaagtacttagctattagagaacgtgttaaggaaaataaagtggtcattcaacacattagcactgaattgatgattgccgatcctatgacaaaaggcttgccacctcataaattcaaggatcatgtagagaacatgggacttggttcccttatgtaatttgtacaaataaagttattattaatgaaactcttattttgatttttctcatatttatgcgcatcttaattttacatttgagaaaaatttcagaggacctgaataaacataaggtttagggtttattcacttaagtacattgccacataaagtacattgttatataataaatgtattgtaatacatggaagataatactcgattcataatgaggacatgtcgctatgattcgtatgtttattatataatgaggaacgttaggtttgaatattttagtttaaatgctgaccaagtgggagaatattagaatatttttatttatggaaattattttctaattaaggaaatgattttctatttaaggaaataaataaataattgattttctgataaatgaatattttatattcattaaatctggacaaaatcaattatgtaatattctatatatggtcagatttctatattcattacctgatttgatttcctgaattaattgtcaaaatattctgacaattaatgtggcacagatactgatggagtatctcacctataaatatagggtctcggtccccgagctcctcactcattctgaattcattcagcaaattccatctaaagagagttgagagagcgaggaagcccgaactccaataccgaagctatcgcagggattgaagctcaaagatcaatggctggaggtacatcgatcctttcattgcatatattattgatatgattacagtttattttccgcatttcatatcattgtatatgctatattacatacactatatatatagtctaacagtggcataataactgacaatgaaagatgattaaaaaatgatttcataaccttttaaaaaaaaattaataaaaataattgtattaaaataattccaatcgttttttagcagttcaaattagaaaaaggtgtaaaattaggattctacactatttgaagagatggatatcactagaaagaacatgagatttttggaaaattaaggtaatgatattctattttttgggatgttattttttatttttttttcctgtgattgtaatttttatgacttgtaatttattttcctaatggtatataatttttcaactactatctatgtataatgccacattattaatttaacagtcaactttagtcaattttaacagaattagatagaaggattgtactattccaactgatatattttaaggggtatttttaactacacttataaattaaggggcatcatagtatagtgtcataagtactgggactaaaaaagttaattattctaaataatattagttttgttggtttttatttatttatttaatatatattctttagtttatatattatataaatttcaaatattgattttatttttaatattttttatataaaaaataatgtattaaaattattgattctttttttaaaaataaagaattattgagattgttaaatttaaaaattttaatttaattttattaataaaaatttgagTTTATTAAAACTTGTTTAAGGGTATAATTTTGtgcatattaacaatttaatAGTTAcgatttaattaatattaaagctTAAAATACCTAATttagtacatttttttttttaattggatgCATGATTTGGTAGGTGGAACTGGTTTGAACCATCTAGTTTGAGTGAGCTTCACCATCTTTTCTAGAGATGAAGAGCTAACCATTTATTACATGGATAAGCTCAAAACAGTCAaagttttttctaaaaataaaataataagttgtcAAAGTTGAcactaaaattattatataatttttcttttattgctCATGTTCAATAATAACTgacattaatataataaattaataattagaagGATGAGATGCTGTTGGACTGGTCGGCTGGTCCAAGTGGGGCTTTCATATTAAAGCTACGGTTAGACTATGGGCCCTACTTCACCAATTTGCCACGTGGGATAGCCAATTGCTCAGATTCTTCGTCTCTATTGGTCAACCCAGCGGTGCTTTCTTGTAATTTGGttacaaatattttatttataaatattacatcaacttatataattaattatagtaataaaaatattataatgtttagcatttctttattttattattttttttagtaataaaaagaaagagtaatttatttttggtaGGAATGATAACAAACTTAAAGAGTACAATGTTATTATTCTGTTAAAGAAAATGTTACATTTATTGTACCGTCAATTTTCCAAATTCTTTCTTGACTATTAGCTTAGGTTCAAACAAATCCAATATATAACATCACAAAGTCAAAacacttattttattttcttactaTTATTTTCACGgataaaaaaataaaggcaacaaaattaaagaaaagatgAGAGgggaccattccaatgtataaAAGTATTTTCAATAtagtgttaatatatatatcaaatctGGCCGTGCTAAGATTTGAGATGTGTTGAAACTTGAAAATTATCTCAAATTTAGCACATAATGTATATGTGagctaatattaattaattattttattacttttatatcatttcttattatttttggtatcaacattaaatataaatgtattttttttattaggaaaataataaaataaaaagaaaataatttgttttcaagtttttttgtttgttttatatttttaaagttaattaactttaacatgtaccaaattatattttttgaattttccaaGTTGTTAAAATTCTTTCCGAACTgtaaaattgttaaatttaagaatttttgtctaattttattcaattttgatattgtaGCGATTGtaaatgtactaaattatgacTCTGAACTTTAATATCTATTAAATCatgtttcctaaactttaacaTATATCAAATTGCGTTCTCTAAATTTTCATCCACCTCAAACTtttcttaataaaattagataaaaatcattaaatttaacaatctcaatagttcggaaagaatttttaacgacctgaAAAGTTCAAGGACCTAATTCAATACATGTCCAAGTTTAGggagaaaaaatctaaataagcttattttcaataaatatttacatcttatttatttatttttttatgctaAATATACCTTAGTTGAGATAgtctaaacaaaaaaaatagatttgtatttgtgaaattcttgttgatgaaattgaatgttATGGATGAGGCAATATAGTAGGGTTAATACTATGTATGCAGTTCGTCAGCCAACAACAACCGCGTGAATGTGATTGCCCATCTTTAGTTTATAGCGtagacttttaaattttttgaaagtgAAGTACTTTTTCAttctacttttttatttattatttttaaagcgGTATGCAATTTTATACCACACAACATCTataaagaaaacaacaacaacaaaaaataattaattaagcttATGCGTGTGCTTGTGCAATGCAACTATATTCCctcttattttatttactttataaTTAAGCTTATAACAAACAATATGTAAACAGTTACGTACTCAAAAACAGAACAATAAATAAATGCTTACCTACTCAATCAATAAACTCAGAAGGCATCCCTTtcgagaaaaagaaaaaagcatTAAAAGTTATATGAAACATATCAATGCGTATTTACAAAGTAAAGTTCCACCTTTATAAATTTAAGACTATAGTTAATTAGTTTGGCTAATTTTATCGTTAGGAGTTTGGCAATTGGCAGATGAAACAACTTTTACAAGTCCTGTAAGAGAAATTTATTGAACAAATATGGCTGCAGAGCTTTTCTTTCTTCAAAGTCTACAAAAGATGGCTTTTACGAAGTACAAATTAAACATTTGGCATTAATTAAATGAATGAATGAAACAGGGTAGACTAGTTTATTCTTCTAGATTACTCCCTAGTTTTCAATTTAGATGGGCCAAAACCCGACTTTTTCACGTAATTCAACAAGTTAGAGGTAAAGAAGGAAAGAAAAGAGGCACTCTTTGtaaaggaaagaaagaaaacaagaataattatataagagaaGAAATCGGTGATCAGCTCAGATACATCGTATTGTATATACGAATAATATCTTTACTTAATTTGTTACTGTATCAAATTAAGTTGCATTTAATTGTATAATTATCTAGTTACGAAGACTGTCTCCAATCCCTCTGCTTGGTATTattgttaatatttttaagtGGTTTGCTTAGTGTTAATTATTGAGTGTTATAAATTAACATATGGGATATGGATTGTGCAATATTTGAGTGTGTCACAAccagagaaagaagaagaaaaaaacaacacataaagagtaagaatagagaaaaaaaaaagaaaaatcaatagTACGGCTCGATTCTTTTTACTAACCACTGAGCATCAACTGCAGCAAGTTTGACAATCGGTTCTGATTCTAATGTTTGCTTTCTATTAAAAAAAGGACTAATACCACAAGACAAAAAGAAGCAAGCACTGTATAATTGGTTATCAAACAAACCAAGAAAATGTAGTCGCATCACATGCCATAATTTATTCATACAATAAAATCCAGATCCAGGGACTACCCCAATTACAAAAAGCTTGTTATTTTCTCGAAATTTATCTATAAAATTCTGCGGATAGATAAATCTACCTCTGAAACAAAAGATTTAAAATTGCCTAATCAGAGACAAATTCATGCATTTTTCTTCACCTCGGCTGACTTGATTATGTCAATGAACTCCGGCTGTAGAAAACAGCAAAAATTAGCTAAATTGGCTTTGTACGCACATATGATAGACACCGGGATTTCACCCATTGTCAACCGTGATTTTCTTTTTTAGTAAGAATTTTAAGTTAACGTAGCATTAATAAATATATCAGATGATTAactttcttctattatttttcttaaagaaCACATAAATGTCAGCAGCTTTGAATGGTTACCTTGAGAGAAGCTCCACCAACCAAAAAACCGTCAACATCAGGCTTTGCAGCCAATTCCTTGCAGTTTGCACCGTTGACAGATCCTGAAATAAGAAGGCATTTAAATAAAGTCAAAGGAGAAGAATTAAATATTTCAACTAAATATTTAGAACAGTCATGACACAATAAGCAAACTCTAAAAGCAATAAACAGATTCTGCAAGCTATGAACcgaaaatcatattttttttgaactaaAGCTACACAGCACGTGCATCACGTATTGACTTCAAGAGACTGATCATTATATCCTGCCCTCTCTCACAAAGATTAGAAGTGTTACCCTCAAGCCCTAACCAAGGTTTTACTAGTAGACCACATCCTATTCAGAATGTAATTATAGACAAATGGTGTCTCCACACATCAAATAGTACACAGAAACTTAATTCTACTTGTAGCAAGAAAAAATTAACCTCCTGATCAAGTAAAATAGATAGTAACGCACGACACAAATATCTGTAAGGAATCTAATTGTACCTCCGTAGATAATCCGAGTTGAGGCAGCAACTTCAGCACTAATGTTTGCTTGAAGCCATTTTCTCAATTCAGTGTGTACCTATAATGTAAACAAAATTGTCATGAAACACTGACTTAGTTATACAAATAAATGCAActtgacaaaataaaattgcCCCATGTATTACAAGCAACAATCTCAGCTAAATATCTATGTTCCAACATTTAATGGTTATAACAAATGGGGTATTAATTATGGCATGCAAAATTTAGCCCAAAAATATCATAAGCTCACCACACTTGCTGGCTGACAAGATATATTCTAGGACTAAAGATGCATCCAGAAATGTTTCCTTAGGAGTCTAAGCATTATATCACGTCTATGCAGCAGTTACAGTAAGGTGTAATTTGATAGTAAAAAGGGCTAGTGACTTACTTCCTGCGCCTGAGCTGGAGAGGCAACCTTCCCAGTTCCAATAGCCCATACTGGCTCATAAGCCAAGACAACATCATCCCAATTTGACACTCGGTCTGCAATAGAATTGAGATACAAAAGAAATTTActacagaaaatataaaaattgaactAGAAATTCCAGTATACATAATTAGGTTTATAAACAGAGCTCTGTTCAATAAGAACTGGAAAGATATACTATTCAAAAAAACATtagaatagtaaaataaaatcatTTGTTAAAATAAACACTTTAGAAGGTCAAGGGAGTGATATGATAAACACTAGATGCATATGAAACTGCAAACTGAGTCTTATAGACATAACTAGAGATGTACCTGCAATTGCCTTGGTTTGTGCTGCAACAACCTCCAAGGTTGATCCTGCTTCTCGCTGCTCAAGAGTCTCACCAACACAAGCAATCACCTTCAACTTTTGTGAAAGTGCATATGCAACCTTGTCTCCAACAAACTGAAATGATGAAGTGGAGTAACTTGTTATTGGTGGGAAAATCTCTTTTAGCATGCTAGATGAAAATACTTTCCATCACCATGCATGCCATCATAGGTACAATTATCGCAAACCAAAATATAAGGGGTAAAAAGGCAACAGTAAACATTACCTCATTGGATTCACCCAATATGAGTCTTCTTTCAGAGTGACCAACAATGACCCACGGGATATCCAAATTGACAAGCATCTCTGCACTGCATATTTACATGCatgttattaattaaaataaatcataCTGCACTAACACATAAGTGGATCacaaaaatactataatatGCCATAGCCATTCACTAGGCTTAAATTTAATCTGCATTGCATAATATATTATACCATAGCCATTAGTCTACGTGAAATTTAATGAAAACAATTATATACCCAGAATGAGCCTCTGATAAGAACTTGtgcttcaagaaaaaaaaatacatttctgCATAAATGAATATTGAATATGCATTTGAGTCAATATTGCAGCTTTAACCTTATCCATTCCACCTTAAGGTGAACATATTGCACAGGCATAACTTTTAGCATGATACATTTATCAGAGCTTGAACCTCTACCTCACACACACATTCACACATCCAACCAAATGAGCTCAAGTGACACACCTTGAATACACATTCGTGAACATAGCAGCATTTGTGCTACTAGTTCACTCTGGTAAGTGGCAACGCACAAGTAGAACCATTTAACGATATGACACAGCAAAATATTTATATGAACAGTCAATTCCAACATACCTAACCTCGCCGGTGAAAGCACCACCCTTCTTAACCCAGCAATTTTGTGCTGCTACATGAAAATCTGGCCTCAATAAACTCTTCACTGTAGGAAGAAACACAAACGGAGGGCTAACCACAACCTCTGCAGGTGAACAAAAATTCCGTTAGTTTAAAAGGCCAAAAACATCACTTTTGTCTCAATAAACAAAAAGCATAGGCAACAATGCAGACTGGTAGATCTGCTAtacaaaagaaattaaaaaatcagtATAAAATTGCTCAAGCTGAAAACCATATCTCAGTTTTTCAAACATCGCAAATATATTATCATAAAAGCATGTaaatttctttaaatatttGCATCTGCACATCTGGCTTTCTGTACTAACAAAATCACAACTTTCCATACCTTCATGACAAAgctcctaattttttttttctatgctaTATTTACAAAACAAACACTTATAACATCACAATAGCAGAAAATAAACTCACCCACAACATCTTGGGAAGGCACTTGAGCTTCATTGAGTGTGTTGATAATCTTCTTCACCTCCTCGGTGGTTCCATTCTACAAGGTTTACGACAATTTTAGCAACAATATTCGATACAATTGTGCACATACGATCGCAAATTAAGATCGAATAATCAATTTAGCGGTTTCAGAAACCACATTATATCACAAAAAAATACAGATCTGAGTACAGATCGGGTAATTATTCAGAATCACATAGCTTTAGTAGGAAAATCATCGATGGATATCTTCTCGTATATACAATCGCAAATTAAGATCAAGAAATGTTTTTTTCTTCTCATATTAAATAGGATCCAAACAGAAGAAAAACCTTAAACTGAATCAGCGGATTTAGAtttcattttctaattttctcGGCAATCAATCAGGATTCAGaacaataatttaaaagataatcGAATGAGAAGCTTACGCATTTCCAGTTACCGCCAACAAAGAACTTCCTACCCATCTTTCTCGAGAGTAACGAATATCGCAAAGTGTTGTATGAGAGTGTTGTGAATGATGTTTGGTTTTTGGCTTTGTTTATTTTGGATGACAGTAGTCAGTGCCTCTATTAtataatactttattttcagccACCCAATTCcttttacatttatttaaaaaataagttttttcatttttatatttgtgGATGAATCTTGATGCCGTCCGATATTTGAATGAATTTACTATTTTAGCCTCGAATTTGGAATATTCTTGAAGCATCAAATAAGCTAATAGGTCAAATGAAGGGCTAGTTTcgtcaaattaaaattaaataccaGATGGAGAAACTGTGGGCCCACAGGTTATACATGCATGCTTTGGGCCTTAGGCCCACGGATTCTTAGCTGCTAAAATGCGTCACACAAACCGTGGGTGAtgctttttttgttttcaaattgaaaaaaataaagataccCACATACATTTTTTTACTAGTTTTTATTATATCGTAGTGCGGAACATTCtaaaaatttgatttggcatgagaccaagagattgaaagatggaaaactcaGACATCCTACAGATTCCCAAGCTtagaaaaaagtaaactacataaatcctgaattcaaatctgagccaagacacattcgtctcggtctgtctgcggatggagtaaatctacatagatctctaagtagtcgtcatagttcatggcctgtcttcctagttatgtacaatcttcctccctggttagtgatgaagaggaaatttaacatgctttctttaatgatatcaggcTCGCAACAACCCGAACATAATATCgatgtatatttggaaccattgattgacgatttaatagaattgtatgagaacggtgttcaggtctatgatggttttaaaaaagaattctttaatCTGAAAGCTGTGTTGTTGTGGACTGTCAGTGATTTCCCTGCTTATAGTAATTTATCAGGCTTAAGCACAAAAAGTTACGAAGGTTGTCCGATTTGTTGCACTGACACATCGGCTCGTTGCTTGGAAAATGGACAcaagatgtgttatatgggtcaCACACGGTACTTGCCTGCAAATCATCCTGATAGACGGAAGAAGAAAGCATTCGATGGTACTGAAGAGGGTGATATAGCTCCTCTGCCACTGTCTGGGgaacaaattctccaacaagttgaacttgtagattttaagtatggaaagacgcagaaaaataaaaaaactaatggttgttttcaaagaaagtcaatcttctttcgtcttccatattagaaaagtctactagttcgacattgtttggatgtcatgcatattgaaaaaaatgtgtgtgagagtATTATTGGTACCTTACTTGATATTCGCGGCAAAACTAAGGACGGTCTAAATAGTCGTTTAGATCTCGTTGAAATGGGTATATGACAATCTCTTACACCTAAGAAGAAAGGTGAACGATTATATTTGCCTCCTGCTTGTTTCACTttgtccaaaaaagaaaaacaaacagtttgcaaatcacttgcaaatatgaaagtacccgatggttacttgtctaacatcaaaaacttggtgaatgagactgaattgaaactaatgggtctgaaatcacatgattgtcatgcgTTAATGCAACATCTACTTCCAATTGCCATTAGATCAGTCTTGCCAAAAAATATTTGAGAGTGTTTGACAcatgtttgcattttctttaatagGCTGTGCAGGAAGGAATTAGAATTGGATAAGTTAGATGCATTACATGAACATGTAGTCAAAACATTGTGCAACCTA is a window from the Cannabis sativa cultivar Pink pepper isolate KNU-18-1 chromosome 1, ASM2916894v1, whole genome shotgun sequence genome containing:
- the LOC115706046 gene encoding triosephosphate isomerase, cytosolic, with the translated sequence MGRKFFVGGNWKCNGTTEEVKKIINTLNEAQVPSQDVVEVVVSPPFVFLPTVKSLLRPDFHVAAQNCWVKKGGAFTGEVSAEMLVNLDIPWVIVGHSERRLILGESNEFVGDKVAYALSQKLKVIACVGETLEQREAGSTLEVVAAQTKAIADRVSNWDDVVLAYEPVWAIGTGKVASPAQAQEVHTELRKWLQANISAEVAASTRIIYGGSVNGANCKELAAKPDVDGFLVGGASLKPEFIDIIKSAEVKKNA